A single genomic interval of Helianthus annuus cultivar XRQ/B chromosome 13, HanXRQr2.0-SUNRISE, whole genome shotgun sequence harbors:
- the LOC110900719 gene encoding protein FAR1-RELATED SEQUENCE 5-like — MFFYQTYAKKAGFSARKGGEHHSGGIIKTKYFVCSKEGHKPLAFDDPYSKLSKSYKSRNRPTIRTGCKAQIKLCSTDGVLYKVDKFVQAHNHSFVCPKDMHLLPAYRHLSETQEEMIWDLGTLNLGPVKAFNIMRQRYGGFENVGATKDDFKNFRARIHSYIGEYDADMVINRLTDKKQFMVDYSFVHSVDENKQLIGLFWADGLCKRNYAEFGDVISFDATFKTNKYKMVFVPFTGIDNHCRNVTLGAGLLASESIESYKWLLQSFLDSFGKQPKVVVTDQDPAMKQAIEVVFDKSRHKLYFKRHMCDIVWTDSIAPETFEREWKLIMIEFVLTENKWVDDMFGMRSLWIPAFYHHEPMSRLMRTTSRSESENHFFCQVANSQLTLVEVFNHFDGAMDVQRFNHWKNDHISRNTTPDNWSETTLEEDAMKIYTRSIFADQQAELYGTLSESLPMETKIEEPFLKISMKDFKAHGDG, encoded by the exons ATGTTTTTTTATCAGACAtatgccaagaaggcagggtTCTCTGCTCGAAAAGGAGGTGAACATCATAGTGGTGGTATTATCAAGACTAAATACTTTGTGTGTTCAAAAGAGGGGCATAAACCACTGGCTTTTGATGATCCTTATTCGAAGTTGTCTAAGTCGTATAAAAGTAGGAACAGACCGACTATTCGAACCGGGTGTAAAGCACAAATTAAGCTTTGTTCGACGGATGGGGTGTTGTATAAGGTTGATAAGTTTGTTCAAGCGCATAATCATTCATTTGTGTGCCCCAAAGATATGCATTTATTACCGGCTTATAGGCATCTTTCCGAAACACAAGAAGAGATGATATGGGACCTTGGTACATTAAATCTTGGGCCAGTGAAAGCCTTCAATATAATGAGACAAAGATACGGAGGTTTTGAAAATGTTGGCGCAACTAAAGACGACTTCAAGAATTTTAGAGCTAGGATACATAGCTATATAGgagagtatgatgcagatatggttATCAATAGGTTGACCGATAAAAAGCAGTTTATGGTTGATTATTCATTTGTACATTCAGTCGACGAAAACAAGCAATTAATTGGCCTGTTCTGGGCTGATGGTTTGTGCAAACGTAACTATGCTGAGTTTGGAGATGTCATATCGTTTGATGCTACGTTCAAAACCAACAA GTATAAGATGGTTTTTGTACCCTTTACTGGTATTGATAACCACTGTCGGAATGTGACGCTTGGAGCCGGGTTGCTAGCATCCGAAAGCATTGAATCATACAAATGGCTATTACAATCATTTTTGGACTCATTTGGTAAGCAGCCGAAGGTGGTCGTCACTGATCAGGACCCGGCGATGAAACAAGCTATCGAGGTTGTGTTCGACAAGAGTAGGCACAAATTAt ACTTCAAGAGACATATGTGTGACATTGTGTGGACTGATTCGATTGCGCCAGAAACGTTTGAGAGAGAATGGAAACTGATAATGATTGAATTCGTTCTAACCGAGAATAAATGGGTTGACGATATGTTTGGCATGAGATCTTTGTGGATTCCAGCTTTCTATCATCATGAGCCTATGTCTAGGCTCATGCGGACCACCTCCAGATCAGAGAGCGAAAACCATTTTTTCTGTCAGGTGGCGAATTCTCAACTTACCCTTGTTGAGGTTTTTAACCATTTTGATGGTGCAATGGATGTGCAAAGATTCAACCATTGGAAAAATGACCATATTTCTAGAAACACAACCCCAGATAACTGGTCTGAAACTACCTTAGAGGAAGATGCTATGAAAATTTACACCAGGTCCATCTTTGCTGATCAACAGGCAGAGTTATATGGCACACTGTCTGAGAGCCTTCCTATGGAGACTAAAATCGAGGAACCATTTTTGAAGATAAGCATGAAAGATTTCAAAGCCCACGGTGACGGTTAG